Proteins from a genomic interval of Mesobacillus sp. S13:
- the cdaA gene encoding diadenylate cyclase CdaA → MSFADFDFLEYLANIVDILLVWFVIYKLIAIIRGTKAVQLLKGIFVILIVKFISDYFGLNTLSWMMEQVLTWGFLAIIIIFQPELRRALEQLGRGRLFSRTGLQEEEDEEKMVEAIIKATDYMAKRRIGALISIERETGMSDYIETGIQLQSRISSELLINLFIPNTPLHDGAVVIQKNIVAAAACYLPLSESPFISKELGTRHRAALGISEVTDSITIVVSEETGNVSVTRNGELYRDLSGETLRELLTAELVSPSRIKQAASTRWNWRGKKNG, encoded by the coding sequence ATGTCGTTTGCGGATTTCGATTTTTTAGAATATCTAGCTAATATTGTTGACATTCTCCTGGTTTGGTTCGTCATTTACAAGCTGATTGCAATTATTCGAGGTACGAAGGCTGTCCAGCTTTTAAAAGGGATTTTTGTCATCCTGATTGTAAAGTTTATCAGTGATTACTTCGGATTGAATACGCTCAGTTGGATGATGGAACAAGTACTAACCTGGGGATTCCTGGCCATTATCATTATCTTCCAGCCCGAATTGCGGCGTGCGCTTGAACAGCTCGGCAGAGGGCGGCTTTTTTCCAGAACAGGTCTGCAGGAAGAGGAAGACGAAGAGAAGATGGTGGAGGCCATTATCAAGGCCACCGATTATATGGCTAAGCGCCGGATCGGGGCATTGATCTCAATTGAAAGAGAAACAGGGATGAGTGATTACATAGAAACAGGCATTCAGCTTCAATCAAGAATCTCTTCTGAACTGTTGATCAATCTTTTCATACCGAATACGCCGCTTCATGATGGAGCTGTAGTCATACAGAAAAACATCGTTGCCGCAGCGGCTTGTTATTTGCCGCTGTCAGAAAGTCCGTTCATTTCGAAGGAACTCGGTACAAGGCATAGGGCCGCACTCGGTATCAGTGAAGTAACTGACAGTATCACGATTGTCGTTTCTGAGGAAACAGGCAATGTTTCAGTCACCCGGAATGGCGAACTTTACAGGGACTTGAGCGGGGAAACGCTAAGGGAACTGCTCACAGCCGAGCTGGTTTCACCATCAAGAATCAAGCAGGCAGCTTCTACCCGCTGGAATTGGAGGGGGAAGAAAAATGGATAA
- a CDS encoding anti-sigma factor family protein codes for MKCPEQFIDYMHEYLDEEISEEHEKVLREHLQSCKDCQEYFRELNKAIALVQSTSHIQAPEDFTSKVMAGLPKEKKKTEIQRWFRSHPLVTAASLFLALMTASIFSTWNEDHQFSVSKQPNLVVENDTVIVPEGEVVKGDVVVRNGKVKIDGEVQGNVTVINGELISGENYMASAGNVTGEITEVNEVFEWIWYHIKKTAKNTADLFENDEKEQSFQ; via the coding sequence ATGAAATGTCCAGAACAATTTATCGACTATATGCATGAATACTTAGATGAAGAAATTTCCGAAGAACATGAAAAGGTTTTAAGGGAGCACCTGCAAAGCTGTAAAGATTGCCAGGAATACTTCAGGGAGCTGAATAAAGCAATTGCGCTTGTACAGAGCACCTCTCACATCCAGGCCCCAGAGGATTTTACTTCAAAGGTTATGGCTGGGCTTCCGAAAGAAAAAAAGAAGACCGAAATCCAGCGTTGGTTCCGGAGCCATCCATTGGTAACAGCTGCCTCTCTTTTTCTGGCATTAATGACAGCCAGCATCTTTTCAACCTGGAATGAAGATCACCAGTTTTCAGTATCGAAGCAGCCAAATTTGGTAGTTGAAAATGATACGGTTATCGTGCCTGAAGGGGAAGTTGTAAAAGGGGATGTTGTAGTCAGGAATGGCAAGGTGAAAATTGACGGCGAGGTTCAGGGGAATGTCACAGTGATCAACGGTGAGTTGATCAGTGGTGAGAATTACATGGCATCTGCCGGAAATGTCACTGGTGAAATAACAGAGGTCAATGAAGTGTTCGAGTGGATTTGGTACCATATTAAGAAGACAGCTAAAAACACGGCAGATCTCTTTGAGAACGACGAAAAAGAACAGTCATTCCAATAG
- the sigW gene encoding RNA polymerase sigma factor SigW, which produces METIVKHRIKQVLKGDQNAYGEIVEVYKDKVFQLCYRMLGNRHEAEDIAQEAFIRAYININSFNQNLKFSTWLYRIATNLCIDRIRKKKPDYFLDAEVPGTEGLTMYSQVPSETPLPEDEVESIELHDTIQKEISKLPDKYRSVIVLKYIEELSLNEISEILDLPLGTVKTRIHRGREALRQQLRHV; this is translated from the coding sequence ATGGAGACAATCGTTAAACACAGAATAAAGCAAGTACTCAAGGGAGACCAGAATGCCTATGGAGAGATTGTTGAGGTATACAAGGACAAGGTATTCCAGCTTTGCTACCGTATGCTCGGGAATCGGCACGAGGCAGAAGATATTGCACAAGAGGCATTTATCCGTGCATATATCAATATTAACAGCTTCAATCAAAACTTGAAGTTTTCAACATGGCTGTATAGAATTGCGACTAACCTATGCATTGACCGGATCCGCAAAAAGAAACCCGATTATTTCCTTGATGCGGAAGTGCCTGGAACAGAGGGCTTGACGATGTATTCGCAGGTTCCATCTGAAACACCTTTACCAGAGGATGAGGTCGAAAGTATCGAATTGCATGATACGATCCAAAAAGAAATTTCAAAACTACCCGATAAATATCGATCGGTCATCGTATTAAAGTATATTGAAGAGCTCAGCTTGAATGAGATCAGCGAAATACTTGATTTGCCGCTTGGCACAGTGAAGACGAGGATTCATCGAGGAAGAGAAGCCTTAAGGCAGCAGTTGCGACACGTATAA
- the rocF gene encoding arginase: MKKLSIIGMPMDLGQMRRGVDMGPSAIRYAGINERLRVLFDEIEDLGDIAVGRPEVKIDPNSNLRNLELVAEKNSLLAEEVDKIIESGSFPLVLGGDHSIAIGTLAGVSKHYKNLGVIWYDAHGDLNTAETSPSGNIHGMPLAASLGLGHEMLTQLGGFAPKVKPENIVIIGARALDDGEKDLIKEMGIKVFTMHEIDRLGMAAVIEETVNYLKDKTDGVHLSLDLDGLDPTDAPGVGTPVTGGISYRESHLAMEMLAEAKVITSAEFVEVNPILDEKNKTAVAAVALMGSLFGEKLL; this comes from the coding sequence ATGAAGAAACTTTCGATTATTGGCATGCCTATGGATTTGGGTCAGATGAGAAGGGGAGTCGACATGGGCCCGAGTGCGATCCGTTATGCTGGAATAAATGAAAGACTGAGAGTGTTATTTGATGAGATAGAGGATCTGGGAGATATAGCTGTTGGCAGACCTGAGGTAAAGATTGATCCTAATAGCAATCTGCGCAACCTGGAACTGGTAGCGGAAAAAAATAGTTTGCTTGCTGAAGAGGTAGACAAGATTATTGAATCAGGTTCATTTCCGCTTGTATTAGGCGGTGACCATAGCATTGCGATAGGGACATTGGCGGGTGTATCCAAGCATTATAAGAACCTGGGTGTCATTTGGTATGATGCTCATGGCGATTTGAATACAGCGGAAACTTCTCCGTCTGGTAATATACACGGAATGCCACTGGCAGCGAGCCTAGGTTTGGGTCATGAGATGCTGACACAATTAGGTGGGTTTGCACCGAAGGTAAAGCCTGAAAACATTGTCATAATCGGAGCGCGTGCACTGGATGATGGTGAAAAGGACCTCATCAAGGAAATGGGCATTAAAGTGTTTACGATGCATGAAATCGATCGTCTTGGAATGGCTGCTGTCATTGAGGAGACGGTCAACTATCTTAAAGATAAGACGGATGGCGTCCACCTTTCACTCGATCTGGATGGCCTTGATCCAACCGATGCTCCTGGTGTCGGTACGCCGGTAACTGGAGGGATCAGTTATCGTGAAAGCCACCTGGCGATGGAGATGTTAGCTGAAGCGAAAGTGATTACATCAGCTGAATTTGTCGAAGTCAATCCAATCCTTGATGAGAAGAACAAGACAGCTGTCGCAGCAGTGGCATTGATGGGTTCTTTATTTGGAGAAAAACTTTTGTAA
- a CDS encoding nuclease-related domain-containing protein produces MILKTRYEPDELKIMNLLEPRMNFTEKEKQRHYRLKKGYEGEVKYDRWMKSLEIQNLTLNDLLLEASNTTFQIDSSVITQNKLLLFEVKDFEGEYYYEDERLKIIYGEEIKDPLLQLKRNTSLFRQLLASLGFHLEIESYVIFINPEFTLYQAPKNAPNILPSQLNRFMKKLNKRQSKLNNIHQKIADKLLELHTVDNPYKRLPKYEYEQLKKGIVCGECHSFVDQVVKREFVCSHCGSHEKIDTAVLRNIEEVRLLFPDKKITTTLIYEWSNGALSRKVIRNILSDNFNVVSTKRHQYFEVSSK; encoded by the coding sequence ATGATACTAAAAACCCGGTACGAACCAGACGAATTAAAAATTATGAACCTCCTGGAACCACGAATGAATTTTACGGAAAAAGAAAAACAGAGACATTATAGGCTGAAAAAAGGCTATGAGGGTGAAGTCAAGTATGATCGATGGATGAAAAGCCTTGAGATCCAAAACCTAACGCTGAACGACCTTCTCCTCGAGGCAAGCAACACCACGTTCCAGATTGATTCCAGTGTCATTACCCAGAATAAACTTCTACTATTCGAAGTTAAAGATTTCGAAGGTGAATACTACTACGAAGACGAACGTCTTAAAATAATCTATGGCGAAGAAATCAAAGATCCCCTGCTCCAACTAAAACGCAATACCTCTCTGTTTCGCCAACTGCTTGCCAGCCTCGGCTTTCACCTTGAGATTGAATCCTATGTCATATTCATCAACCCCGAGTTCACCCTGTACCAGGCCCCCAAGAATGCACCTAACATCTTACCCAGCCAACTGAACCGCTTCATGAAAAAATTGAATAAAAGACAATCCAAACTGAATAACATCCATCAGAAGATTGCCGACAAGCTACTTGAGTTGCATACAGTGGATAACCCCTATAAACGATTGCCGAAGTATGAGTATGAACAGTTGAAGAAAGGGATAGTTTGTGGGGAGTGTCATTCGTTTGTGGATCAAGTCGTGAAAAGGGAATTTGTGTGCAGTCATTGCGGCAGTCATGAAAAAATTGATACCGCAGTACTGCGGAATATTGAAGAAGTAAGGTTGCTATTTCCTGATAAAAAGATCACTACTACTTTAATTTATGAATGGAGCAATGGTGCACTATCAAGAAAGGTTATAAGGAATATTTTATCTGATAACTTTAATGTGGTCAGCACAAAAAGACATCAGTATTTTGAAGTTAGTAGTAAGTAA
- a CDS encoding YbbR-like domain-containing protein, with protein sequence MDKWMDNPWFIKVVALVLAVLLFGSVPKNDPDKPGDVNVPSDEKVEIIEDVPVKRIYDTDTLVVSGVPETVSVTLQGPKNLVQQAKTLRNFEVFVDLTDAEIGNQRVPITIKDVSDRLTVTIEPGYANVSIQEKVTKEFGVEAEFNGNIVEEGYIAEKPTVKPNKVKITGAKDVIDRITYVKATVNSSGKISDTITREASVLALDKDMNKLDVIVEPGVVEVTIPVKSSSKKVPIDIVRKGTPPSGVTIDSITLETKEAEIIADPALLEKFDQVRVEVDVSKIDEDTELTLPVIIGEGIVQVSPETVKVAVKVTKASERSISNVPIEIDGKDDGYEVDFLDPANGQANLTISGPSDIVSALSSDDFRILIDVSELDEGNHEVDLIVTAPQNITWKLAKEKASISVAKKDA encoded by the coding sequence ATGGATAAATGGATGGATAATCCCTGGTTCATAAAAGTTGTTGCCCTGGTTCTTGCGGTCCTGCTTTTTGGATCTGTCCCTAAAAATGATCCAGATAAGCCCGGTGATGTGAATGTACCATCAGATGAAAAGGTAGAGATCATTGAAGACGTTCCGGTAAAAAGAATCTATGATACCGATACTCTGGTCGTATCAGGCGTTCCTGAAACGGTTTCCGTCACGCTGCAAGGACCGAAAAATCTTGTGCAGCAGGCGAAAACACTACGGAACTTTGAAGTGTTCGTTGATTTAACGGATGCCGAAATCGGCAATCAGCGAGTACCGATCACGATTAAAGATGTTTCAGACCGTCTGACTGTTACCATCGAGCCTGGGTATGCAAATGTATCAATCCAGGAAAAGGTTACGAAGGAATTCGGAGTGGAGGCAGAATTCAACGGAAATATAGTTGAAGAAGGCTATATTGCTGAGAAGCCAACGGTTAAGCCTAACAAAGTCAAAATAACAGGTGCCAAGGATGTTATCGATAGAATCACTTATGTAAAGGCTACTGTGAATTCATCCGGAAAAATCTCGGATACCATCACACGAGAAGCGAGTGTCCTGGCCCTTGATAAGGACATGAATAAATTAGATGTTATCGTTGAACCTGGAGTCGTTGAAGTAACCATCCCGGTGAAGAGCTCAAGTAAAAAGGTTCCGATTGATATTGTACGTAAAGGGACTCCTCCAAGTGGGGTAACGATCGATTCTATCACTTTGGAAACGAAGGAAGCTGAAATCATCGCTGATCCAGCTCTTCTTGAGAAGTTCGATCAAGTAAGGGTTGAGGTAGATGTCAGCAAGATTGATGAGGACACGGAACTCACCCTCCCAGTCATTATTGGTGAAGGAATTGTCCAGGTTTCTCCTGAAACAGTTAAAGTGGCCGTTAAAGTCACTAAGGCTTCCGAGAGAAGTATATCCAATGTTCCCATTGAAATTGATGGGAAAGATGATGGCTATGAAGTCGATTTTCTGGATCCTGCAAACGGTCAGGCTAACCTGACTATTTCAGGGCCGAGTGATATTGTTTCCGCCCTTTCATCCGATGATTTTAGAATTCTGATTGATGTGTCGGAACTGGATGAGGGAAATCATGAAGTCGACTTGATAGTGACAGCACCCCAAAATATAACTTGGAAATTGGCTAAAGAAAAAGCCAGTATATCTGTTGCGAAAAAAGATGCGTAA
- a CDS encoding M14 family zinc carboxypeptidase — protein MTLKKKVLSVSLSSMMALGAVTAVALPAGAVGNGPSAGNGSVQTSILHTYDSLVDYLKTQDAKQEAMELEVIGQTVKGRDIHMAKYISNPKNPTILFLTQQHGNEQLTTEGALEFIKHLGTGKTSGVLDNVNILVIPMLNADGAMGDVDFSLEDYHADGDRHLTRYNANYVDLNREHAKETSDMEPEARALHENVFEKYDIDYMIDLHHQGTLSETEGELVSGSILYPTNEKVKPEVLEGSKKLGAVVYNALEDTGWGHIGRYAGGTGENIGRNGAAVRYDISTLLFEMRGMSDHYIESYALGQKSNGYLIKQTITTLDATVRAIANDSIETMDTSFWDTLPEQKSRQSEEADE, from the coding sequence ATGACTTTGAAAAAGAAGGTTCTATCTGTTTCTTTATCAAGCATGATGGCTCTTGGTGCGGTGACGGCGGTGGCGTTGCCTGCTGGCGCGGTTGGAAATGGCCCGAGTGCCGGAAATGGATCCGTACAAACATCGATTCTGCATACATATGACAGCTTAGTAGATTACTTAAAGACTCAAGATGCCAAACAAGAGGCCATGGAGCTAGAAGTGATTGGCCAGACTGTCAAAGGCCGCGATATCCACATGGCAAAATATATTTCCAACCCGAAAAACCCAACAATCTTGTTCCTTACTCAGCAGCATGGCAACGAGCAGCTGACCACGGAAGGTGCGCTTGAATTCATCAAACACTTAGGTACTGGTAAAACAAGCGGAGTCCTCGACAATGTGAACATCCTTGTGATTCCGATGCTGAACGCGGACGGAGCGATGGGCGATGTCGACTTCTCACTTGAGGATTACCATGCAGATGGCGACCGCCACCTTACCCGCTATAACGCAAACTATGTTGACCTGAATCGTGAACACGCAAAAGAAACAAGCGATATGGAACCAGAAGCACGCGCGCTTCATGAAAATGTTTTTGAGAAATATGATATCGATTACATGATCGACCTTCATCACCAGGGCACACTCAGTGAAACAGAAGGTGAACTTGTTTCTGGGTCGATCCTTTATCCTACCAACGAAAAGGTGAAGCCAGAGGTGCTTGAAGGTTCCAAGAAGCTTGGTGCAGTCGTTTATAATGCACTCGAAGATACCGGCTGGGGCCACATTGGGAGGTACGCCGGCGGTACAGGCGAAAACATTGGCCGTAACGGAGCGGCTGTTCGCTATGACATCTCGACTCTACTATTCGAAATGCGCGGCATGTCCGACCACTATATCGAATCTTATGCACTTGGTCAAAAAAGCAATGGCTACCTGATCAAGCAGACCATCACCACATTGGATGCCACCGTCAGAGCCATTGCAAATGACTCAATTGAAACTATGGACACAAGCTTCTGGGATACCCTGCCTGAACAGAAAAGCAGGCAGAGCGAAGAAGCGGACGAATAA
- a CDS encoding aspartyl-phosphate phosphatase Spo0E family protein gives MCADTLLKDIENCRKEMVELAAKTSLSNQRVVAISTKLDHLLNKYDHLTSKKTFLY, from the coding sequence GTGTGTGCAGATACGTTGTTGAAGGATATTGAAAATTGCCGTAAAGAAATGGTTGAGTTAGCCGCAAAAACCTCGCTGTCAAATCAAAGGGTTGTAGCCATAAGCACTAAACTCGACCATCTGCTAAATAAATATGATCACTTAACTTCCAAAAAGACATTTCTATATTAA
- a CDS encoding cold-shock protein, with protein sequence MENGKVKWFNAEKGFGFIEREGGEDVFVHFSAIQGEGFKTLEEGQEVSFDVEQGARGPQAANVTKL encoded by the coding sequence ATGGAAAACGGTAAAGTAAAATGGTTTAACGCAGAAAAAGGTTTCGGATTCATCGAACGTGAAGGTGGAGAAGACGTATTCGTACACTTCTCAGCTATCCAAGGCGAAGGCTTCAAGACTCTTGAAGAAGGCCAAGAAGTTTCTTTCGACGTTGAGCAAGGCGCTCGTGGACCACAAGCAGCTAACGTTACAAAACTATAA
- the glmM gene encoding phosphoglucosamine mutase, producing MGKYFGTDGVRGVANSELTPELAFKLGRFGGYVLTKEHDRPKVLIGRDTRISGHMLEGALVAGLLSIGAEVMRLGVISTPGVAYLTKALGAQAGVMISASHNPVADNGIKFFGPDGYKLSDDQENEIEQLMDMETDELPRPVGANLGQVNDYFEGGQKYLQYLKQSVDEEFTGLHIALDCAHGATSSLATHLFADLDADTSTMGASPNGLNINDGVGSTHPEALAEFVKEKGADLGLAFDGDGDRLIAIDEKGNIVDGDQIMYICGKFMKERGQLKQGTVVSTVMSNLGFYKGLEENGVQSVQTAVGDRYVVEEMKKNGYNLGGEQSGHIIFLDYNTTGDGLLTGLQLANIMKATKKPLSELAAEMKKYPQVLVNIRVTDKHHVTDNEKVKAVIEEVEAEMNGNGRILVRPSGTEPLVRVMAEAATAELCQEYVNRIAAVVQEEMGLKE from the coding sequence ATGGGTAAATATTTCGGTACAGACGGAGTACGCGGTGTTGCGAACAGCGAATTAACGCCAGAATTGGCTTTCAAGCTAGGCCGCTTTGGAGGCTATGTCCTGACAAAGGAGCATGATCGCCCTAAGGTATTGATCGGAAGAGACACTCGTATTTCGGGACATATGCTTGAAGGAGCACTGGTTGCCGGCCTATTATCAATCGGAGCGGAAGTCATGAGGCTCGGCGTCATCTCTACTCCAGGGGTAGCTTATTTGACAAAGGCACTTGGGGCACAGGCTGGCGTCATGATTTCTGCCTCTCATAACCCAGTTGCAGATAACGGGATAAAATTCTTTGGACCGGACGGATACAAGCTATCTGATGACCAAGAGAATGAAATCGAACAATTGATGGATATGGAAACAGATGAGCTGCCTCGTCCAGTAGGTGCTAACCTTGGACAGGTGAATGATTATTTTGAAGGCGGTCAAAAGTATCTGCAATACCTTAAACAATCAGTTGATGAAGAATTCACTGGGCTGCACATCGCTCTTGATTGTGCACATGGAGCAACGTCATCTTTGGCTACGCATTTGTTTGCTGACCTTGATGCTGATACTTCCACAATGGGTGCATCGCCTAACGGCCTGAATATCAATGATGGCGTAGGCTCGACACATCCTGAGGCACTTGCTGAATTCGTCAAGGAAAAGGGAGCGGATTTAGGTCTTGCTTTTGACGGGGATGGCGACCGCCTGATTGCGATTGATGAAAAAGGAAACATCGTTGATGGCGACCAGATCATGTATATCTGTGGGAAATTCATGAAGGAACGCGGCCAGTTAAAACAGGGTACAGTCGTTTCTACTGTGATGAGTAACCTTGGTTTTTACAAAGGCCTCGAGGAAAACGGTGTGCAGAGCGTCCAAACGGCTGTGGGCGACCGTTATGTAGTAGAAGAAATGAAAAAGAATGGCTATAATCTCGGCGGCGAGCAGTCAGGTCATATCATTTTCCTGGACTACAATACAACAGGTGATGGCCTGCTGACAGGTCTGCAGCTTGCCAACATCATGAAAGCAACTAAAAAGCCGCTTTCTGAACTGGCAGCGGAAATGAAGAAATATCCGCAGGTTCTTGTGAACATCCGTGTGACGGATAAGCATCACGTAACAGATAACGAGAAGGTAAAAGCAGTAATTGAAGAGGTTGAAGCGGAAATGAACGGCAATGGCCGTATCCTTGTCCGTCCTTCCGGAACAGAGCCATTGGTACGAGTCATGGCAGAAGCAGCAACAGCAGAGCTTTGCCAGGAATATGTAAACCGTATCGCAGCGGTTGTTCAAGAGGAAATGGGCTTAAAAGAATAG
- the glmS gene encoding glutamine--fructose-6-phosphate transaminase (isomerizing): MCGIVGYIGNYDSKEILLKGLEKLEYRGYDSAGIAVMNEKGVHVFKEKGRIADLRNAVDNGVMANAGIGHTRWATHGPPSKVNAHPHQSSTSRLTLVHNGVIENYDLLKREYLQNVELKSETDTEIIVQLIELFVKEGLSLEEAFRKTLTLLHGSYALALIDEQNEDTIFVAKNKSPLLVGLGDGFNVVASDAMAMIQVTNQYVELMDKEMVIVTKDEVTIKNLDGEVISRAPYTAELDASDIEKGTYPHYMLKEIDEQPLVMRKIIQNYQDGEGALEIDSDIVKAMKDADRIYIIAAGTSYHAGLVGKQFIEKLAKIPVEVHISSEFGYNMPLLSEKPLFIFISQSGETADSRQVLVQVKEMGYKALTITNVPGSTLSREADYTLLLHAGPEIAVASTKAYTAQLAVLAILAEVTARGIGHVVDFDLVQELGIVATAMEALCDDKEEFESIAREYLTITRNAFFIGRGIDFYVGLEGALKLKEISYIQAEGFAGGELKHGTIALIEEGTPVIALATQEFVNLSIRGNVKEVVARGANPCIISMNGLETDEDRFVIPEVHSLLTPLISVIPLQLISYYAALHRDCDVDKPRNLAKSVTVE; the protein is encoded by the coding sequence ATGTGTGGAATCGTTGGATATATCGGAAATTATGACTCGAAAGAGATTTTATTAAAAGGCCTTGAAAAGCTTGAATATAGAGGGTATGACTCTGCGGGAATCGCAGTCATGAACGAAAAGGGAGTTCACGTTTTTAAGGAAAAGGGACGCATTGCGGATCTTCGCAACGCAGTGGACAACGGTGTAATGGCGAACGCTGGTATTGGCCATACTCGTTGGGCGACTCACGGTCCTCCAAGCAAGGTGAACGCTCACCCTCACCAAAGCTCAACAAGCAGACTGACTCTTGTCCACAATGGCGTCATCGAGAACTATGATCTATTGAAGCGCGAGTATTTGCAGAATGTCGAATTGAAGAGTGAAACAGACACTGAAATTATCGTTCAGTTAATTGAACTGTTCGTAAAAGAAGGTCTGAGCTTAGAAGAAGCGTTCCGTAAGACGCTGACACTTTTACACGGTTCATATGCACTTGCCCTTATAGATGAGCAAAACGAAGACACGATTTTTGTGGCGAAAAACAAGAGCCCGCTTCTAGTCGGCCTTGGCGATGGCTTCAACGTTGTTGCCAGTGACGCAATGGCAATGATCCAGGTAACAAACCAATATGTTGAACTGATGGACAAGGAAATGGTAATTGTCACGAAAGATGAAGTGACAATCAAGAACCTTGATGGAGAAGTGATTTCTCGCGCTCCTTACACAGCAGAGCTTGATGCAAGCGACATTGAAAAGGGAACATACCCTCACTATATGCTCAAGGAAATCGACGAGCAGCCGCTTGTGATGCGTAAAATCATCCAGAACTATCAGGATGGCGAAGGCGCACTTGAAATCGACTCTGACATCGTTAAGGCTATGAAGGATGCAGACCGCATCTACATCATCGCTGCGGGTACTTCATACCATGCTGGTCTTGTCGGCAAGCAGTTCATCGAAAAATTGGCTAAGATTCCTGTTGAAGTCCACATCTCAAGTGAGTTCGGCTACAATATGCCGCTTCTATCAGAAAAGCCATTGTTCATCTTCATCTCACAAAGCGGAGAAACTGCGGATAGCCGCCAGGTTCTTGTGCAAGTGAAGGAGATGGGCTACAAAGCATTGACGATTACGAACGTTCCTGGTTCAACGCTTTCCCGTGAAGCAGACTACACTCTTCTACTTCACGCTGGTCCTGAAATTGCGGTTGCTTCAACAAAAGCGTACACAGCACAGCTTGCTGTACTGGCAATTTTAGCAGAAGTAACTGCTCGCGGAATTGGCCATGTAGTTGATTTTGATCTTGTACAGGAATTAGGAATCGTAGCGACAGCAATGGAAGCTCTTTGCGACGACAAAGAAGAGTTCGAAAGCATCGCACGCGAATACCTGACTATCACAAGAAACGCATTCTTCATCGGACGCGGAATCGACTTCTACGTAGGACTAGAAGGTGCGTTGAAGCTGAAGGAAATCTCGTACATCCAGGCTGAAGGCTTTGCAGGCGGCGAGCTGAAGCACGGAACCATCGCCTTGATTGAAGAAGGCACTCCAGTCATCGCTCTTGCTACACAAGAATTCGTCAACCTGAGCATCCGTGGAAACGTCAAAGAAGTCGTTGCCCGCGGAGCAAACCCGTGCATCATCTCCATGAACGGACTGGAAACAGACGAAGATCGCTTCGTCATCCCAGAAGTGCACAGCCTATTAACACCTCTTATCTCAGTAATCCCGCTGCAGTTGATCTCATACTACGCAGCGCTGCACCGCGACTGTGACGTCGATAAGCCACGTAACCTGGCTAAATCAGTTACGGTTGAATAA